A window of the Kosakonia radicincitans DSM 16656 genome harbors these coding sequences:
- a CDS encoding LutC/YkgG family protein, whose amino-acid sequence MENRDAFMQKLAQRLGREPRQIPQPLPVTHSAPLKSRYAGQIQQQPCDSFMEYATQVMQAHCELAPLATLPLVAERLCKHYGGGPILMSGDARLANAGITAHLQNAFPTTCWASPESEENLRNAAAANIGVVFAEYGLCETGGVVLFSSPLQGRAISLLPPTTLFILYKSRLLPGVTQLAEVLHQRVQSGEALPSCINLIAGPSSTADIELIKVVGVHGPLNAVYLLVEDC is encoded by the coding sequence ATGGAAAACCGCGATGCCTTCATGCAAAAGCTTGCCCAACGTCTCGGTCGCGAGCCGCGTCAAATCCCGCAACCTCTGCCTGTGACGCACTCTGCGCCGCTAAAAAGCCGCTATGCCGGGCAGATTCAGCAGCAGCCTTGCGACAGTTTCATGGAATATGCGACGCAGGTGATGCAGGCTCACTGTGAACTGGCTCCGCTGGCCACTCTTCCTCTGGTTGCCGAACGGCTCTGTAAACATTACGGTGGTGGCCCGATACTGATGAGCGGCGATGCCAGGTTGGCAAACGCGGGCATTACGGCGCATTTGCAGAATGCTTTCCCGACAACGTGCTGGGCCTCGCCAGAGAGTGAAGAAAACCTGCGCAACGCCGCCGCCGCCAATATCGGCGTGGTCTTTGCCGAATACGGCCTTTGTGAAACCGGCGGCGTAGTCCTGTTTTCTTCTCCTTTGCAAGGACGCGCCATCAGTCTGCTTCCGCCAACCACGTTATTTATTCTCTATAAGAGCCGCTTACTGCCTGGCGTCACACAGCTGGCTGAGGTTCTGCATCAGCGGGTGCAGTCAGGTGAAGCTCTCCCTTCCTGTATTAATCTTATCGCCGGGCCAAGTTCAACGGCGGATATTGAGCTTATTAAAGTGGTGGGCGTTCATGGGCCATTGAATGCGGTCTATTTGCTAGTTGAGGATTGTTAA
- a CDS encoding methyl-accepting chemotaxis protein translates to MNLMQIFRRIFRRIAPRQFGLLAGIFCVIGLFSALQITSSIVLSASLRDAQTSEQRNQQAHRQQVRVDEARIALLTASDLLNRAGVYFMQDKETGSDGSWHSLMDETKKALEDSQKAWQAWLALNPPKDEGLINSYQMFYGALKEQADGLVKTQSIDAFFAVPAQAFQADFNDNYARFQQASETRAEQGRQALMSTLAQLQHVFMLVPALLLVIAVLVWFAMSRWVITPLRRLIAHINVLAAGDLGTSLPSVQRFNREIDQLGMSIGTMQQGLQQLVMQVSDATSSMVETIGSLAEGNQSLYQQSAKQAQELIDVTEHIATLESHVEGNSGFAEQARQQADEARKVAEGGDRMMDTVTQSMREIVERSAEMRNIVSMIDGVAFQTNILALNAAIEAAHAGNHGRGFAVVAKEVGLLARKSSHSTQTIQQLINHSLQGIHDGTAAVSRLEDNLQKVTGLVAHLSAVLSEISAATLSQGESIHKMTRRLHSLNSVSRRTDELVSTATQASEQLHHDSHQLLQAVARFRLPA, encoded by the coding sequence ATGAACTTAATGCAAATTTTTCGCCGTATTTTTCGGCGTATTGCTCCACGACAGTTTGGTTTGTTGGCCGGGATTTTTTGCGTTATCGGTCTCTTTTCCGCGCTACAAATCACGTCATCTATCGTCCTTTCCGCGTCGTTACGCGACGCACAAACCAGCGAACAACGAAACCAGCAGGCGCATCGGCAACAGGTACGGGTCGATGAAGCCCGCATTGCGTTGCTGACCGCCAGCGATCTGCTGAACCGTGCGGGCGTCTATTTTATGCAGGATAAAGAGACCGGCTCGGATGGCAGCTGGCACAGCCTGATGGATGAAACCAAAAAAGCACTCGAAGATTCACAAAAAGCCTGGCAGGCCTGGTTGGCGCTCAATCCGCCGAAAGACGAGGGGCTGATTAACAGCTACCAGATGTTTTATGGCGCGCTGAAAGAGCAGGCGGACGGGCTGGTAAAAACCCAGTCGATCGACGCGTTTTTCGCCGTACCGGCGCAGGCGTTTCAGGCCGATTTTAACGACAATTACGCCCGCTTCCAGCAGGCCAGCGAAACGCGCGCGGAGCAGGGAAGACAGGCGCTGATGTCGACGCTTGCGCAGTTGCAGCATGTCTTCATGCTGGTTCCGGCATTGCTGTTGGTGATTGCCGTGCTGGTGTGGTTTGCCATGTCGCGCTGGGTCATTACGCCGCTGCGCAGACTGATTGCACATATCAATGTGCTTGCCGCCGGAGACTTGGGGACGTCGTTGCCATCGGTACAGCGGTTTAACCGCGAAATCGATCAACTGGGCATGAGCATCGGCACAATGCAGCAGGGGCTGCAACAACTGGTGATGCAGGTCAGTGATGCCACCTCTTCAATGGTTGAAACCATTGGCAGCCTGGCGGAGGGCAACCAGTCGCTGTATCAACAGTCGGCGAAACAGGCGCAGGAGCTGATCGATGTGACGGAACATATCGCCACGCTGGAGTCGCATGTCGAGGGCAACAGCGGGTTCGCCGAGCAGGCCCGTCAACAGGCGGATGAAGCGCGCAAAGTGGCGGAGGGCGGCGACCGGATGATGGATACGGTGACGCAGTCGATGCGCGAAATCGTCGAACGCTCGGCAGAGATGCGCAATATTGTGTCGATGATCGATGGCGTCGCTTTCCAGACCAATATTCTGGCGCTGAATGCCGCGATCGAAGCGGCACATGCCGGTAATCACGGCCGCGGTTTTGCCGTGGTGGCGAAAGAAGTCGGGCTGCTGGCGCGCAAAAGCAGCCACTCCACACAAACCATTCAGCAACTGATCAACCACTCATTGCAGGGCATTCACGACGGCACCGCTGCCGTCAGCCGTCTGGAAGATAACCTGCAAAAGGTGACCGGGCTGGTGGCGCATTTAAGCGCGGTGCTGAGCGAAATCTCGGCCGCCACGCTGAGCCAGGGGGAAAGTATTCACAAGATGACGCGCCGCCTGCACTCACTGAACAGCGTCTCCCGCCGCACCGATGAACTGGTTTCGACCGCCACCCAGGCGTCTGAGCAGTTGCATCATGATTCTCACCAGCTACTGCAAGCGGTTGCGCGTTTTCGTCTTCCGGCCTGA
- a CDS encoding GGDEF domain-containing protein, with amino-acid sequence MRAFFSTPFRPLREEAPLTNAVVIFILTTLFYFLGAMMRLVEELSLFWPLNAVMAGVFARYAFLHRWHYYLISYAAMLVYDAFTTNWGMASLIINFSNMVFIITMAQLIGAKRRQMLKTPEPASALKLFGYCLLAALLCGFVGAIGSVGINGHGFWSLLADWFGEQFSTGVLILPGVLTMSWPRKPLQFSLQRCMPVVAVVVSVIASVAIGGAGSLAFPLPALIWCAVRFSLPFTSLITLLTGGVEIILVSSSVIDISIGSPMEIPHMLSARLGIATMAICPVIVSVSVEAINRLMRQVSLRADFDFLTRVYSRSGLYEALNHDDKRFADKHLSVMLLDIDYFKSVNDSYGHECGDQVLASFAQQIQRVLGDRGVVARMGGEEFVVVATTLDPQEGVQLAETLRLSVANHPFQWRQQTLHLTVSIGISSGKTDAWQLTEMFNVLLAAADENLYRSKKQGRNRTTQNDVASKPSATAPVLLDN; translated from the coding sequence ATGCGTGCATTTTTTTCAACCCCTTTCCGCCCGTTGCGGGAGGAGGCTCCGCTCACTAATGCGGTGGTTATTTTTATCCTGACCACACTGTTCTATTTTCTTGGTGCAATGATGCGCCTTGTCGAAGAACTGTCACTGTTCTGGCCGCTCAATGCCGTAATGGCCGGGGTGTTTGCCCGCTACGCCTTTCTCCACCGCTGGCACTATTATCTTATTAGCTACGCCGCGATGCTGGTTTACGATGCGTTCACCACCAACTGGGGCATGGCGTCGCTGATCATCAACTTCTCAAACATGGTGTTTATTATCACCATGGCGCAGCTTATTGGCGCAAAACGACGCCAGATGCTGAAGACGCCGGAACCGGCCAGTGCCCTGAAGTTGTTTGGTTATTGCCTGCTGGCCGCGCTGCTGTGCGGTTTCGTCGGCGCGATAGGATCGGTTGGCATTAACGGTCATGGGTTCTGGTCGTTGCTGGCCGACTGGTTTGGCGAACAGTTTTCCACGGGTGTGCTGATCCTGCCGGGGGTGCTGACCATGAGCTGGCCGCGCAAGCCGCTGCAATTCTCCCTGCAACGGTGCATGCCGGTTGTCGCCGTTGTCGTCTCGGTGATTGCGTCAGTGGCGATCGGCGGGGCAGGCAGCCTGGCGTTTCCATTACCGGCGCTGATCTGGTGCGCGGTACGCTTTTCCCTGCCGTTTACCTCGCTGATTACGCTGTTGACCGGCGGCGTGGAGATTATCCTCGTCTCCAGCAGCGTGATTGATATCTCGATCGGTTCGCCGATGGAGATCCCGCATATGCTCTCTGCACGCCTGGGGATTGCCACTATGGCGATCTGCCCGGTGATTGTCTCCGTCAGCGTCGAGGCGATTAATCGCCTGATGCGCCAGGTCTCTCTGCGCGCGGATTTCGATTTTCTCACCCGCGTTTATTCACGTTCGGGGCTGTATGAAGCGCTGAACCACGATGACAAACGTTTTGCCGATAAACATTTGTCGGTGATGCTGCTGGATATCGACTATTTTAAAAGCGTGAATGACAGCTACGGCCATGAGTGCGGAGACCAGGTACTGGCCTCGTTTGCGCAGCAGATCCAGCGGGTGCTGGGCGATCGCGGGGTGGTGGCGCGCATGGGCGGTGAAGAGTTTGTGGTGGTGGCGACCACCCTTGATCCGCAGGAAGGTGTGCAACTGGCTGAAACCCTGCGTCTTTCGGTGGCGAACCATCCCTTCCAGTGGCGGCAGCAGACACTGCATTTAACGGTCAGTATCGGTATCAGCAGCGGCAAAACCGATGCCTGGCAGTTAACGGAGATGTTTAATGTGCTGCTGGCGGCCGCTGATGAAAATCTCTACCGGTCAAAAAAACAGGGAAGAAATCGCACCACCCAGAACGATGTTGCGTCGAAACCTTCCGCGACCGCGCCGGTGTTGCTTGATAATTAA
- the sad gene encoding succinate-semialdehyde dehydrogenase: protein MSITATTHAISVNPATGETLRATPWASREAVDAALELAASGYRQWRQVAIAERAQKLRDLGAALRARGEEMAQMISQEMGKPILQARGEVNKSAALCDWYADHGPAMLGSEATLVEEHRATIEYRPLGPILAVMPWNFPLWQVLRGAVPILLAGNSYLLKHAPNVLGCAQLMAEIFVQAGIPQGVFGWVNATNEGVSQAINDPRIAAVTVTGSVRAGAAIGAQAGAALKKCVLELGGSDPFIVLNDADVELAVKAAVAGRYQNTGQVCAAAKRFIIEEGIAQAFTDKFVAAAAALKQGAPDVEENYLGPMARFDLRDELHAQVQASIKEGAKLVLGGEKVPGSGNYYPATVLTQVTPAMTAFRQEMFGPVAAISIARDAEHALQLANDSDFGLSATVFTADSARAQQFAERLECGGVFINGFSASDARVAFGGVKKSGFGRELSHFGLHEFCNIQTVWKDRL, encoded by the coding sequence ATGTCAATTACCGCGACAACACATGCGATTTCAGTCAATCCGGCCACCGGGGAAACCCTGCGCGCGACGCCGTGGGCGAGCCGCGAAGCGGTGGATGCCGCGCTTGAACTGGCCGCCAGCGGTTATCGCCAGTGGCGGCAGGTCGCCATTGCTGAGCGTGCGCAAAAACTGCGCGATCTCGGCGCGGCGCTCAGAGCGCGTGGTGAAGAGATGGCGCAGATGATTAGCCAGGAGATGGGCAAACCCATTTTGCAGGCACGCGGCGAAGTAAATAAATCCGCCGCGCTGTGCGACTGGTATGCCGATCATGGCCCGGCGATGCTCGGCAGCGAAGCGACGCTGGTGGAAGAGCATCGCGCCACGATTGAGTATCGCCCGCTGGGGCCGATTCTGGCGGTAATGCCGTGGAACTTCCCGCTGTGGCAGGTGTTGCGCGGTGCGGTGCCGATTTTGCTGGCAGGCAACAGCTACCTGCTGAAGCATGCGCCGAACGTGCTGGGATGCGCGCAATTGATGGCGGAGATTTTCGTGCAGGCCGGGATCCCGCAAGGGGTGTTCGGCTGGGTGAATGCCACCAATGAGGGCGTCAGCCAGGCGATTAACGATCCGCGCATCGCCGCCGTCACCGTGACCGGCAGCGTTCGCGCCGGAGCGGCAATTGGTGCCCAGGCCGGTGCGGCGCTGAAAAAATGCGTGCTGGAACTCGGCGGCTCCGATCCCTTTATTGTGCTTAACGATGCCGATGTGGAACTGGCGGTGAAAGCGGCGGTAGCCGGGCGTTATCAGAATACGGGGCAGGTTTGTGCGGCGGCGAAACGCTTTATCATTGAAGAGGGCATTGCGCAGGCGTTCACCGACAAATTCGTTGCCGCGGCTGCGGCGCTGAAACAGGGCGCGCCGGATGTCGAAGAGAACTACCTTGGCCCGATGGCGCGTTTTGATCTGCGCGATGAGCTGCATGCGCAGGTACAGGCCAGTATAAAAGAGGGCGCGAAGCTGGTGCTCGGTGGGGAAAAAGTGCCGGGCAGCGGCAACTACTACCCGGCCACGGTACTGACGCAGGTCACGCCAGCGATGACGGCCTTCCGCCAGGAGATGTTTGGCCCGGTCGCCGCCATCAGTATCGCCCGCGATGCGGAGCACGCGCTGCAACTGGCGAATGACAGTGATTTCGGTTTGTCGGCCACGGTATTTACCGCCGATTCTGCACGGGCGCAGCAGTTTGCTGAACGTCTGGAGTGCGGCGGCGTGTTTATCAATGGCTTCAGCGCCAGCGATGCCCGCGTCGCCTTTGGCGGGGTGAAGAAGAGCGGTTTTGGCCGTGAACTGTCGCACTTCGGTCTGCATGAATTTTGCAACATCCAGACCGTGTGGAAAGACCGGCTGTAA
- the hemB gene encoding porphobilinogen synthase encodes MTIIIPDSFPARRLRRSRTHAFSRRLVAENHLTVDDLILPVFIIEGKNQRQEIASMPGVFRLSLDNLLLDAEKLVQSGIPAVALFPSLEPSDKSLFAEASWDPTGLVPRAVRALKGAFPDLGVITDVALDAYTLHGQDGIIDENGYVLNDKTNEILVKQAMTHALAGADIVAPSDMMDGRIGQIRRELESQALHNVQIMAYSAKYASNYYGPFREATRSATALGKANKKNYQMDPANAMEALHEIAQDLQEGADMVMVKPGLPYLDIIREAKRNFGVPVFAYQVSGEYAMHMAAFQNGWLEEEKTIIESLVCFKRAGADGILTYFATRAAALLNRGRGEY; translated from the coding sequence GTGACGATAATTATCCCGGATTCATTTCCTGCCCGACGTTTACGCCGTTCCCGTACGCATGCTTTCAGTCGCCGCCTGGTTGCCGAAAACCACCTGACCGTGGATGACCTGATCCTGCCTGTTTTCATTATTGAGGGGAAAAATCAACGACAGGAAATCGCTTCCATGCCGGGTGTGTTCCGCTTATCCCTGGATAACCTGCTTCTGGACGCTGAGAAGCTTGTTCAGTCAGGCATTCCGGCGGTTGCGTTGTTCCCCTCCCTTGAACCGTCAGACAAATCTCTGTTCGCAGAAGCTTCATGGGACCCGACAGGTCTGGTGCCACGTGCAGTTCGTGCACTTAAAGGCGCTTTTCCCGATCTGGGCGTGATCACTGATGTTGCTCTTGATGCCTACACCTTACATGGTCAGGACGGCATTATTGATGAAAACGGTTATGTCCTGAATGATAAGACGAATGAAATTCTGGTGAAACAGGCAATGACTCACGCCTTAGCGGGAGCGGATATTGTTGCGCCGAGTGACATGATGGACGGGCGTATTGGTCAAATCAGACGTGAGTTAGAATCTCAGGCGTTACATAACGTCCAGATAATGGCGTATTCGGCAAAGTATGCTTCAAATTATTACGGACCTTTCCGTGAAGCCACAAGATCTGCAACTGCACTGGGTAAAGCGAACAAGAAAAACTACCAGATGGATCCGGCGAATGCGATGGAAGCACTGCATGAAATTGCTCAGGATTTACAGGAAGGAGCAGATATGGTGATGGTGAAGCCCGGATTACCTTATCTGGATATCATCAGGGAGGCCAAACGTAATTTTGGGGTGCCGGTATTTGCCTATCAGGTCTCCGGAGAGTATGCCATGCATATGGCCGCGTTTCAGAACGGCTGGCTCGAAGAAGAGAAAACGATTATAGAATCTCTGGTGTGTTTCAAACGCGCCGGTGCCGATGGCATTCTCACGTATTTTGCCACGCGAGCAGCCGCGTTGCTTAATCGGGGGCGGGGGGAGTACTGA
- a CDS encoding DUF4186 domain-containing protein, which produces MADLTPLFARLGRSTFRSRFRLGVKERQYCVDKGAEVIVRHAADFVAQRLSPAEPQNDGKQTPMRGHPVFIAQHATATCCRGCLEKWHHIARGYPLTEAQQQYIVDVIYQWLVIQMNSPR; this is translated from the coding sequence ATGGCTGACTTAACACCGCTGTTTGCGCGTCTGGGGCGTTCCACTTTTCGCTCCCGGTTCCGCCTTGGTGTGAAAGAGCGACAATATTGTGTGGATAAAGGTGCAGAGGTGATTGTCCGCCACGCGGCAGATTTCGTCGCGCAGCGGCTGTCACCTGCCGAGCCGCAAAATGATGGCAAGCAGACCCCCATGCGCGGCCATCCGGTGTTTATTGCCCAGCACGCAACGGCCACCTGCTGTCGCGGCTGTCTGGAGAAGTGGCACCATATCGCGCGCGGTTACCCATTAACAGAAGCACAACAACAGTATATTGTTGATGTCATTTACCAGTGGCTGGTAATCCAGATGAATTCGCCGCGCTAA
- a CDS encoding helix-turn-helix transcriptional regulator gives MGKESSLYLMSLTIQDILQWIECNIAEPLPLGVLAQKSGYSAWHFQRGFKKIAGMSPGMYIRYRKMVIARELLTETNRSITEIALHLGYQQQSTFCRAFREHYQRTPRQYRLQVQTGIVKGNN, from the coding sequence ATGGGAAAAGAGAGCTCATTATACCTGATGAGTTTAACCATCCAGGATATTCTCCAGTGGATTGAGTGCAATATTGCAGAGCCGTTACCGCTGGGCGTGTTAGCGCAAAAATCAGGATATTCTGCGTGGCATTTTCAGCGAGGTTTTAAAAAAATAGCCGGTATGTCGCCAGGAATGTATATACGGTATCGAAAAATGGTTATCGCCCGCGAGTTACTTACCGAAACCAATCGCTCAATTACTGAAATTGCCCTGCATCTCGGGTACCAGCAGCAGTCGACATTCTGCCGGGCGTTCCGGGAACATTATCAGCGAACGCCAAGACAGTATCGCCTTCAGGTTCAGACCGGGATCGTCAAGGGTAATAACTGA
- the ptrR gene encoding putrescine utilization regulator PtrR — MDLTQLEMFNAVAQTGSITQAAQKVHRVPSNLTTRIRQLESDLGVDLFIRENQRLRLSPAGHSFLRYSQQILALVDEARMVVAGDEPQGLFSLGALESTAAVRIPATLAKYNQRYPRIQFDLATGPSGTMIDGVLEGQLSAAFVDGPIMHPGLEGIPVYREEMMIVAPVGHETITRASQVNGASIYAFRANCSYRRHFESWFQADRATPGKIHEMESYHGMLACVIAGAGLALIPRSMLESMPGHHQVEAWPLSENWRWLTTWLVWRRGAKTRHLDAFIELLNTDSQDR; from the coding sequence ATGGACTTAACACAGCTTGAGATGTTTAACGCGGTGGCGCAGACCGGCAGCATTACCCAGGCGGCGCAAAAGGTGCATCGCGTGCCGTCCAACCTCACCACACGCATTCGCCAGCTGGAGTCCGACCTGGGCGTCGATCTGTTCATCCGCGAGAACCAGCGCCTGCGGCTTTCGCCCGCCGGACACAGCTTTTTGCGTTACAGCCAGCAAATTCTGGCGCTGGTCGATGAAGCGCGCATGGTGGTGGCAGGCGACGAACCGCAAGGGCTGTTCTCACTCGGCGCGCTGGAAAGCACCGCCGCCGTGCGGATCCCGGCGACGCTGGCGAAGTATAATCAGCGCTACCCGCGCATTCAGTTTGATCTTGCCACTGGCCCTTCCGGAACGATGATCGACGGCGTGCTGGAGGGGCAACTCAGCGCCGCGTTTGTTGACGGGCCGATTATGCATCCGGGGCTGGAAGGTATTCCGGTCTATCGGGAAGAGATGATGATCGTCGCCCCGGTCGGCCATGAAACGATTACCCGCGCCTCGCAGGTTAACGGCGCCAGCATTTACGCCTTTCGCGCCAACTGCTCCTATCGCCGCCATTTTGAGAGCTGGTTCCAGGCCGATCGCGCAACACCCGGCAAAATCCATGAGATGGAGTCTTACCACGGCATGCTGGCCTGCGTGATTGCCGGCGCCGGGCTGGCGTTGATCCCGCGTAGCATGCTGGAAAGCATGCCCGGCCATCACCAGGTGGAAGCCTGGCCGCTGTCAGAAAACTGGCGCTGGCTCACCACCTGGCTGGTGTGGCGGCGCGGTGCGAAAACCCGCCATCTCGACGCGTTTATTGAATTGCTTAATACCGATTCACAGGATCGATAA
- the glsB gene encoding glutaminase B — protein MGNEVLEAVLAQVRPLLGQGKVADYIPALASISGNKLGVAVSTVNGEHFRAGDADERFSIQSISKVLSLVVAMNHYAEEEIWQRVGKDPSGQPFNSLVQLEMEQGKPRNPFINAGALVVCDMLQSRLSAPRQRMLEVVRKLSGVPDIAYDSAVARSELEHSARNNAIAWLMKSFGNFHNDVPTVLQNYFHYCALKMSCAELAQTFLFLANGGHAAHIESPVVSARQARQVNALMATSGMYQNAGEFAWRVGLPAKSGVGGGIVAVVPQEMVIAVWSPELDAAGNSLAGVAVLEALTQQLGRSVY, from the coding sequence ATGGGAAATGAGGTTCTGGAAGCGGTGCTTGCGCAGGTTCGTCCGCTGCTGGGACAAGGCAAGGTCGCCGATTATATTCCGGCGCTGGCCTCGATCAGCGGCAACAAGCTGGGCGTGGCGGTCAGCACCGTTAATGGCGAACATTTCCGCGCGGGAGACGCCGACGAGCGTTTCTCCATTCAGTCGATCTCTAAAGTGCTGAGTCTGGTGGTGGCGATGAACCACTACGCGGAAGAGGAGATCTGGCAGCGGGTGGGTAAAGATCCCTCCGGCCAGCCGTTTAATTCGCTGGTACAACTGGAGATGGAGCAGGGCAAACCGCGCAACCCGTTTATCAATGCCGGGGCGCTGGTGGTTTGTGACATGCTGCAAAGCCGTCTCAGCGCGCCGCGCCAGCGGATGCTGGAAGTGGTGCGTAAGCTCTCCGGCGTGCCGGATATCGCCTACGACAGCGCGGTGGCCCGCTCCGAACTGGAACACTCGGCGCGCAATAACGCCATCGCCTGGCTGATGAAATCCTTCGGCAATTTCCACAACGATGTCCCGACAGTTTTACAAAACTATTTTCACTACTGCGCACTCAAAATGAGCTGTGCGGAACTGGCACAAACCTTCCTGTTTCTCGCCAACGGCGGCCATGCCGCGCATATTGAGTCCCCGGTGGTTTCCGCGCGGCAGGCGCGTCAGGTGAACGCGCTGATGGCGACCAGCGGCATGTATCAGAATGCCGGGGAATTCGCCTGGCGCGTCGGTTTACCGGCAAAGTCAGGCGTGGGCGGCGGGATTGTGGCGGTTGTACCACAAGAGATGGTGATTGCCGTCTGGAGCCCGGAGCTGGACGCAGCGGGAAACTCGCTGGCTGGCGTCGCGGTGCTGGAGGCGTTAACGCAACAACTGGGGAGATCCGTGTACTGA